One window from the genome of Spiractinospora alimapuensis encodes:
- a CDS encoding SDR family oxidoreductase, with product MTGDALRDRVAVIGGGAKNLGGLVATTLAEEGARVVVHYHRDSTRPEAERTVDAVRRAGSRATSVQGDLTRVADVQRLFDTAVDNFGGVDVAVNTTGMVLRKPILETTEEDYDRMFAVNSKAAYFFIQEAGRRLNDGGRIISLGTSLLAAFTDGYSTYAGGKSPLEHFTRAAAKEFAHRQISVTTVAPGPMDTPFFYPEETPERVAFHRSQGMGNKLTRIEDIAPVIRFLATDGGWITGQTIFPNGGYTTR from the coding sequence ATGACGGGGGACGCGCTGCGGGATCGGGTCGCGGTGATCGGGGGTGGCGCCAAGAACCTGGGGGGCTTGGTGGCGACGACCCTCGCCGAGGAGGGGGCGCGGGTCGTCGTCCACTATCACCGCGACTCCACTCGGCCCGAGGCGGAACGGACCGTCGACGCCGTGCGACGAGCCGGATCCCGGGCGACGTCGGTGCAGGGGGACCTGACCCGGGTGGCCGACGTCCAGCGGCTCTTCGACACCGCGGTCGACAACTTCGGCGGCGTCGACGTCGCCGTGAACACCACGGGAATGGTGCTGCGCAAACCGATCCTGGAGACGACCGAGGAGGACTACGACCGCATGTTCGCGGTCAACTCCAAGGCGGCGTACTTCTTCATCCAGGAGGCCGGCAGGCGGCTCAACGACGGAGGGCGCATCATCAGCCTGGGCACGTCGCTGCTGGCCGCGTTCACCGACGGGTACTCCACGTATGCCGGCGGCAAGTCGCCGCTGGAACATTTCACCCGCGCCGCCGCGAAGGAGTTCGCCCACCGCCAGATCTCGGTGACCACCGTGGCGCCGGGGCCCATGGACACCCCGTTCTTCTATCCCGAGGAGACGCCGGAACGGGTGGCGTTCCACCGGTCACAGGGAATGGGGAACAAGCTGACCCGGATCGAGGACATCGCCCCGGTCATCCGGTTCCTCGCCACCGACGGCGGGTGGATCACGGGGCAGACCATCTTCCCGAACGGGGGGTACACGACGCGTTAG
- a CDS encoding serine hydrolase domain-containing protein, protein MPKSRAGLSALCAVALAVPVVLTPGAAIGAVAGGTSPPVAAPLSPETAQEFLDSRVAELLEEHQAPGVGVAIVGDGELVGAVGHGYADIDRELPVDPATTSFHTGSAAKTYTAVAVLQLVEEGLVDLDEDVNTYLPDDARVEDTYPGDPVTLHHLLTHTAGFEERMDGMILTDPDQVSPLGAHFASSEVERIRPPGGLVAYSNHGFGLAGLVVEEVTGVPFDEYAEDNIFTPLGMDQSGFGQMDQARERFDVPTFHDADGEPLPDYYMEEIPAGSAVATVEDMARFLLALLDADKGDGQRVLTPESVELLLSHQGGPASQVNGAGYGIWEYQSSPDAFTHGGDWIGAYTRYVFVPELDLGVYVAVNGSDGTAASRDLRTAVIDEFMREFASADLPMGEADPAADLQPYTGVFVTTRKSHSDLNRIQEIVGNLRVSDNGDGTLDIAGPDAVDDRWLPVRDGVFVAQNGGDMIEFVSRDGEVVGFSAHGNPTHAYEAVGTANDPLVHLLAAGAGLLVLLTGLVSLGRPWDRPTTAARVIAGLTALSAVVSVGLIVYGLSDFNRLTQWIAEGSLALTVPMWVTAGLAVVMGVLTGTGWVRGWWRVRRLVHYSSLTVAALVVVAFGWSYGFM, encoded by the coding sequence ATGCCGAAGTCCCGCGCTGGCCTTTCCGCACTGTGTGCCGTCGCACTGGCCGTTCCCGTGGTGCTCACTCCCGGCGCCGCGATCGGCGCCGTGGCGGGAGGAACCAGTCCCCCGGTCGCGGCCCCCTTGTCCCCGGAGACCGCCCAGGAGTTCCTGGACTCGCGGGTCGCCGAGCTTCTGGAGGAGCACCAGGCTCCGGGGGTGGGCGTGGCGATCGTCGGTGACGGCGAGCTGGTCGGTGCGGTAGGGCACGGATACGCGGACATCGACCGGGAGCTCCCGGTCGATCCGGCCACGACGTCGTTCCACACTGGCTCCGCCGCGAAGACCTATACGGCGGTAGCCGTGTTGCAGCTCGTCGAGGAGGGGCTCGTCGACCTCGACGAGGACGTCAATACCTACCTTCCCGACGACGCCCGGGTTGAGGACACCTATCCGGGCGATCCGGTCACCCTCCACCACCTGCTGACACACACCGCCGGGTTCGAAGAGCGGATGGACGGGATGATCCTCACCGATCCGGATCAGGTGAGTCCGCTCGGCGCGCATTTCGCGAGCTCCGAGGTCGAGCGGATCCGACCGCCGGGAGGGCTCGTCGCGTATTCCAACCACGGATTCGGATTGGCGGGCCTCGTGGTCGAGGAAGTCACCGGCGTCCCCTTCGACGAATACGCCGAGGACAACATCTTCACGCCGCTGGGGATGGACCAATCCGGGTTCGGGCAGATGGACCAGGCGCGGGAGAGGTTCGACGTCCCGACGTTCCACGACGCGGACGGCGAGCCGCTCCCCGACTACTACATGGAGGAGATCCCCGCTGGGAGTGCCGTGGCCACGGTCGAGGACATGGCGCGGTTCCTGCTTGCCCTGCTCGACGCGGATAAGGGGGACGGGCAGCGGGTGCTCACGCCAGAGTCGGTCGAACTCCTCCTGAGCCACCAAGGAGGGCCAGCGTCGCAGGTCAACGGTGCCGGGTACGGGATCTGGGAGTACCAGTCGTCGCCCGACGCCTTCACCCACGGTGGGGACTGGATCGGCGCCTACACCCGCTACGTTTTCGTACCCGAGCTCGATCTCGGCGTCTACGTCGCGGTCAACGGCAGCGACGGAACAGCCGCGTCCAGGGACCTGCGCACCGCCGTGATCGACGAGTTCATGAGGGAGTTCGCGTCCGCCGACCTGCCCATGGGGGAAGCGGACCCAGCAGCGGACCTCCAGCCGTATACGGGAGTCTTCGTCACCACACGCAAGAGCCACAGTGACCTGAACCGGATCCAGGAGATCGTGGGAAACCTTCGGGTCAGCGACAACGGGGACGGCACGCTGGACATCGCGGGCCCCGACGCCGTGGATGACCGATGGCTCCCGGTGCGTGACGGTGTCTTCGTCGCGCAGAACGGTGGCGACATGATCGAGTTCGTGTCGCGGGACGGCGAGGTCGTGGGGTTCTCCGCGCACGGAAATCCGACCCACGCCTACGAGGCCGTCGGGACCGCGAACGATCCGCTCGTGCACCTACTGGCGGCGGGGGCCGGCCTGTTGGTCCTACTCACTGGACTGGTGTCGCTGGGACGCCCGTGGGATCGACCGACGACCGCCGCCCGCGTCATCGCGGGACTCACGGCCTTGTCCGCGGTTGTCTCCGTGGGACTCATCGTGTACGGGCTGTCCGACTTCAACCGGCTCACCCAGTGGATCGCGGAGGGCTCACTCGCGCTGACGGTTCCGATGTGGGTCACGGCGGGCCTCGCGGTGGTGATGGGGGTCCTGACGGGCACCGGGTGGGTCCGTGGCTGGTGGCGGGTTCGCCGCCTGGTCCACTACTCCTCGCTCACCGTCGCCGCCCTCGTGGTGGTGGCCTTCGGCTGGAGCTATGGATTCATGTGA
- a CDS encoding TetR/AcrR family transcriptional regulator: protein MGHREELLAAAKRCLRERGLAHITARDLVAESGTNLASIGYHFGSKEMLLNLALLEMSGDWGDELEPILRAANDPMDEPDPFVRFENVWSGVIEKMQDREFWGNAGFESLLTQARRSPELNAQVADGFEEARNNLGMLYHGEDTATENTSTNRALGGLYLSLVLGLTIQWVIDPDRAPTGADLATAFRTLVGAHDGSPEADSDA from the coding sequence ATGGGACATCGGGAAGAGCTCCTCGCGGCGGCGAAGCGGTGTCTCCGTGAGCGGGGGCTCGCGCACATCACCGCGCGTGACCTCGTGGCGGAGTCGGGAACCAACCTCGCCTCGATCGGCTACCACTTCGGGTCGAAGGAGATGTTGCTCAACCTGGCGCTGCTGGAGATGAGCGGCGACTGGGGTGACGAGCTCGAGCCCATCCTGCGGGCGGCGAACGACCCGATGGACGAACCCGACCCCTTCGTCCGGTTCGAGAACGTGTGGTCCGGCGTGATCGAGAAGATGCAGGACCGGGAGTTCTGGGGCAACGCCGGTTTCGAGTCGCTCCTCACCCAGGCACGTCGGTCGCCGGAGTTGAACGCGCAGGTCGCGGACGGTTTCGAAGAGGCGCGCAACAACCTGGGAATGCTGTACCACGGCGAGGACACCGCGACCGAGAACACGTCCACCAATCGGGCCCTCGGCGGCCTCTACCTCTCGCTGGTGCTGGGCCTCACCATCCAGTGGGTGATCGACCCGGACCGTGCCCCCACCGGAGCCGACCTGGCCACCGCGTTTCGCACCCTGGTCGGCGCGCACGACGGTTCCCCCGAGGCCGACTCCGACGCTTGA
- a CDS encoding FAD-dependent monooxygenase, producing the protein MTGRDTRVLISGGGIAGPALAYWLRRYGFRPTVVERASEVRTGGYRIQIEGSGIQALQRMGLLETFRRHGGPTPSSMRLTMRPGGRPLTLPGGAAVSTEPGLVIQRGTAAERIYLHTKDDVEYRFGDSVTAIHEHPDGATVHFERGESEEYDLVVAADGIRSRTRSLAFGGVDPIHYLGTNLALFTLDNTLGLHDQVIGHAWPRRGCLIATFPGNTALEGNFLFRAPNPVEDVDQHKRLIRGRFGADGWHAPHLLRAMEEAPFAHFAPTAQVRMTSWTSGRVALVGDAGYCPDPMTGQGTSLALVGAAVLAHEISAANGNHRVAYPAYEAAIRGFVDANHAMAGEITRLTAPDAGPKELRVREVLYRGLFGAFSVTGVPPVAKAAYSYPLDKLSQ; encoded by the coding sequence ATGACGGGTCGAGACACGCGTGTACTGATCTCCGGCGGCGGGATCGCGGGACCAGCGTTGGCCTATTGGCTCCGCCGCTACGGATTCCGGCCGACCGTCGTGGAACGCGCCAGCGAGGTGCGGACCGGGGGATATCGGATCCAGATCGAGGGTTCGGGCATCCAGGCGCTCCAGCGCATGGGACTACTGGAGACCTTCCGTCGCCATGGTGGCCCGACCCCCAGCAGTATGCGTCTCACGATGCGCCCCGGCGGCCGGCCGCTCACGCTTCCCGGGGGAGCGGCGGTATCGACCGAACCGGGGCTGGTGATCCAACGCGGGACGGCCGCCGAGCGGATCTACCTGCACACCAAGGACGACGTCGAGTACCGCTTCGGCGACTCCGTCACCGCCATCCACGAACACCCCGACGGCGCAACTGTTCACTTCGAGCGGGGCGAGTCGGAGGAGTACGACCTCGTCGTCGCGGCGGACGGCATTCGTTCCCGAACCCGATCGCTCGCCTTCGGTGGGGTTGATCCCATCCACTACCTGGGCACCAACCTCGCCCTGTTCACCCTGGACAACACCCTGGGACTCCACGACCAGGTGATCGGTCACGCGTGGCCACGGCGGGGGTGTCTGATCGCCACCTTCCCCGGGAACACGGCGCTGGAGGGCAACTTCCTGTTCCGTGCCCCCAACCCCGTCGAGGACGTCGACCAGCACAAGCGCCTCATCCGCGGGCGGTTCGGGGCGGACGGATGGCACGCCCCGCATCTGCTGCGCGCCATGGAGGAGGCCCCGTTCGCGCACTTCGCCCCGACCGCACAGGTACGCATGACGTCGTGGACCTCAGGACGCGTCGCCCTGGTCGGAGACGCCGGCTACTGCCCCGACCCGATGACCGGACAGGGCACGTCCCTCGCTCTCGTCGGCGCGGCCGTCCTCGCCCACGAGATCTCCGCCGCGAACGGGAACCACCGCGTCGCTTATCCCGCCTACGAGGCCGCGATCCGCGGGTTCGTGGACGCCAACCACGCGATGGCGGGGGAGATCACCCGGCTGACGGCACCGGATGCGGGACCCAAGGAGCTCCGCGTTCGTGAGGTGTTGTACCGGGGCTTGTTCGGCGCCTTCTCCGTGACGGGCGTACCTCCCGTGGCGAAAGCGGCCTACTCCTACCCGTTGGACAAACTTTCGCAATAA
- a CDS encoding acyl-CoA desaturase, which translates to MTEPSRPDQAREGEPRSRPSAGRDLEADLTPELRGRAERATVFVYAAIPLIALAAAVPFAWGWALTITDVVIAAVFYLIGGLGITVGFHRYFTHGSFKAKRPLRIALAIAGTLAFQGAVIKWVADHRRHHKYADVEGDPHSPWRFGDDWRSVAKGLYYAHMGWIYLDKRTTSLRRFAPDLLKDTDIVRIDRWAVAIFAVSMVTPAVIGGLVTMSWWGALTAFFWGSLVRLGLQQHVTWSVNSICHTIGEENFAVRDRSRNVWWLAIPSFGESWHNLHHADPTCARHGALNGQIDISARVIWLFEKLNWAHTVRWPNADRLAAKMVD; encoded by the coding sequence ATGACGGAGCCGTCACGTCCGGACCAGGCGAGGGAAGGGGAGCCACGTTCACGTCCCTCTGCTGGGCGGGACTTGGAGGCCGATCTGACACCCGAGTTGCGGGGCCGCGCGGAACGCGCCACCGTCTTCGTCTACGCGGCCATCCCGTTGATCGCGCTGGCCGCAGCGGTTCCCTTCGCCTGGGGGTGGGCACTCACGATCACCGACGTCGTGATCGCGGCGGTGTTCTACCTGATCGGCGGGTTGGGAATCACCGTGGGTTTCCACCGATACTTCACGCACGGCTCCTTCAAGGCCAAGCGTCCCCTGCGGATCGCGCTGGCGATCGCCGGCACGCTCGCGTTCCAGGGCGCTGTGATCAAGTGGGTGGCAGACCATAGGCGGCACCACAAGTACGCGGACGTGGAGGGTGATCCGCACTCACCCTGGCGGTTCGGCGACGACTGGCGCTCCGTCGCCAAGGGGCTGTACTACGCCCATATGGGCTGGATCTATTTGGACAAGCGAACCACGTCACTGCGTCGATTCGCGCCGGATCTCCTCAAGGACACCGACATCGTCCGGATCGACCGCTGGGCGGTCGCCATCTTCGCCGTCTCCATGGTCACGCCGGCGGTGATCGGTGGTCTGGTGACGATGTCGTGGTGGGGCGCGCTCACCGCGTTCTTCTGGGGCAGCCTCGTGCGGTTGGGGCTACAGCAGCACGTGACGTGGTCGGTGAACTCCATCTGCCACACCATCGGCGAGGAGAACTTCGCCGTCCGCGACCGCTCCCGCAACGTCTGGTGGCTCGCCATCCCCTCCTTCGGCGAATCATGGCACAACCTCCACCACGCCGACCCCACCTGCGCCCGCCACGGCGCCCTCAATGGCCAGATCGACATCTCCGCCCGCGTCATCTGGCTCTTCGAAAAACTCAACTGGGCCCACACCGTACGCTGGCCCAACGCGGACAGGCTCGCCGCCAAGATGGTCGACTGA
- a CDS encoding methyltransferase domain-containing protein, which produces MAAVPREDYVTDMIFVPDEATGGMTELHRAREPERWREYVHGDHPVVTAVERVVGTESEFVPTVTSSAPHMMARMIDILDPRPGMRVLEVGTGTGYNAAVLAHIVGADHVTSVEVDPEAAGLARYALDRAGCAVTVVTGDGAAGYVPNAPYDRVIATAAVTAIPSPWARQTRSGGVILAPWGSAVGGTWLLCLTRAEDGSCVGRIETRSSSSRCVT; this is translated from the coding sequence GTGGCCGCCGTGCCACGCGAGGACTACGTCACGGACATGATCTTCGTTCCGGACGAGGCGACAGGCGGGATGACCGAGCTGCACCGCGCGCGGGAGCCCGAGCGATGGCGGGAGTACGTGCACGGGGACCATCCGGTCGTGACGGCGGTGGAACGCGTGGTGGGCACGGAGTCGGAGTTCGTTCCCACGGTCACCAGCAGCGCCCCACACATGATGGCGCGCATGATCGACATCCTTGATCCGCGGCCCGGTATGCGTGTCCTGGAAGTGGGAACCGGAACCGGGTACAACGCGGCGGTGTTGGCGCACATCGTCGGCGCCGACCATGTGACGTCGGTCGAGGTGGATCCCGAGGCGGCGGGACTGGCCCGCTACGCGCTCGACCGCGCGGGTTGCGCGGTGACCGTGGTGACCGGGGACGGGGCGGCGGGCTACGTGCCGAACGCCCCCTACGACCGGGTGATCGCGACCGCCGCCGTCACGGCGATCCCCTCGCCCTGGGCTCGGCAGACCCGCTCCGGCGGAGTCATCCTGGCGCCGTGGGGCTCGGCCGTGGGCGGAACCTGGCTGTTGTGTCTCACACGGGCGGAGGATGGGTCGTGCGTGGGGCGGATCGAGACCCGGTCCAGTTCGTCGCGATGCGTCACGTGA
- a CDS encoding NADPH-dependent FMN reductase: MTIRPGDSANATALRLSVILGNPRASRSGGAVSHWFLDLVRQRADFVTDVIDAREPPPPEQASARLAESDAFVVITPEYNHSFPGVLKTLIDAHYVEWHAKPVGFVSYGGISGGLRAIEQLRLVFAELHTVTVRDTVSFHRVEGQFDQRGEPVDEAGCGAAGKRLLDGVAWWGTALRAARAVHPYG, translated from the coding sequence ATGACGATTCGACCTGGGGACTCCGCGAACGCCACGGCGTTACGCCTGTCCGTCATCCTGGGAAACCCTCGGGCGAGCCGTTCCGGAGGTGCTGTCTCCCACTGGTTCCTCGACCTGGTCCGCCAACGCGCCGACTTCGTCACCGACGTCATCGACGCGCGTGAGCCCCCACCCCCGGAACAGGCCTCCGCTCGGTTGGCGGAGTCGGACGCGTTCGTCGTCATCACGCCCGAGTACAACCACAGCTTTCCCGGCGTCCTCAAAACCCTCATCGACGCCCACTACGTGGAGTGGCACGCCAAGCCCGTGGGGTTCGTCTCCTATGGGGGGATCTCCGGTGGGCTGCGCGCCATCGAGCAGCTGCGTCTGGTCTTCGCCGAACTCCACACCGTGACGGTCCGCGACACGGTGAGCTTCCACCGGGTCGAGGGGCAGTTCGACCAGAGGGGCGAGCCCGTCGACGAGGCCGGATGCGGTGCCGCCGGCAAGCGACTCCTGGACGGAGTCGCGTGGTGGGGCACAGCCCTGCGCGCGGCACGCGCCGTCCACCCCTATGGTTGA
- a CDS encoding efflux RND transporter permease subunit, producing MLSLSHVSLRNRALVALIAVAALLFGGFTTSQLDQELFPPTEVPVAMVTASYPGASPETVEDAVTVPLEETVREVEGVTGYSSTSSRGTSSIQVEFDYGDDQDDVVRSLRLAMTQAIPDLPDEVEPRVLAFDVDNLPVISFAVSTNGDEQELVEPLESTVVPELEAIDGVQDVTLEGGHEDSVVLTPDEDALEDHDLTTSDVVEALESSGVVAPGGEIVEDDRSITVTAGAPLSSVEEVEDLWLPEGDDDVNPFAPIEAPDAVQLSELVDVELEPSAESGFTRTDGEPSLGVMVMKAPNGNTVEISEQAREIVDDGVAALGSDVSSTVVYDQAPFIQESVASMVEAGGLGLVAALLVIVAFLWSLRSTVVTAVSIPTSLLLSLVGMNLLGYTLNILTLAALAISVGRVVDDSIVVVENIKRHIAPRRDRMAAVRAGVREVSTAVSSSTLITLVAFAPLGLVGGQAGELFRPFSVTVAIALASSLLVAFTVVPVLAYWLLPTAKENTSAVTSGTWPARFRAGLPPGAIQTPYVRVLRTALRWPRTVVVSGVALFFVSLMLLPFLNTAFLEESGDDTVYVTQELAPGTPLEVADAEAARIEEQLDSLPWVASYQASVGSGQPGAPSTGGTSVQYTISFDDGADHATSVDRLREELSADAGPLTFSNAGAVESGLEVRVHADDVETLREAADTVAERMGDIPDVADVTHDMAASQPELRVEVDRESTIEAGLTEGDVVRAVGDAFHGVDIGTVTLDEVDHDLLLQPVGRPGSAESLEELEIATPNGEDDSVELADVADIDQVDLPPELTREDSTRTATVSGNFTGSDLGAVTAEIERAAGSAALPPGATAEVAGVSADQSDAFLDLLLAMLAAVVLVYILLVATLRSLVQPLILLVSVPFVATGAILVLLVTGIPLGVSALVGGLMLIGIVVTNAIVLMDFINKRRAHHEEIHEAVIEGARQRIRPILMTSLSTIGALVPLTVGISGGGGFVSQGLALVTIGGLVSSTLLTVIIIPVLYTMFETAKRRFLQRRVDPDSTQPSLFRPHAFE from the coding sequence ATGCTCTCTCTGAGTCACGTCAGCCTGCGCAACCGGGCTCTGGTGGCGCTGATCGCCGTCGCCGCCCTCCTCTTCGGGGGATTCACGACCTCCCAGCTCGACCAGGAGCTGTTCCCTCCCACAGAGGTACCGGTCGCGATGGTGACCGCGTCCTATCCAGGAGCGTCGCCCGAGACCGTCGAGGACGCGGTGACCGTGCCGCTGGAGGAGACGGTCCGCGAGGTGGAGGGAGTCACCGGATACTCCTCCACCTCCAGCCGGGGGACGAGTTCGATCCAGGTCGAGTTCGACTACGGCGACGACCAGGACGACGTCGTCCGCTCACTGCGTCTCGCCATGACCCAGGCGATCCCCGACCTCCCCGACGAGGTCGAGCCACGGGTGCTGGCGTTCGACGTCGACAACCTCCCCGTGATCAGCTTCGCGGTGAGTACGAACGGCGACGAACAGGAGCTGGTCGAGCCGCTCGAAAGCACGGTGGTACCCGAGCTCGAGGCGATCGACGGCGTCCAGGACGTCACCCTGGAGGGCGGACACGAGGACTCCGTCGTCCTGACCCCCGACGAGGACGCCCTGGAGGACCACGACCTCACGACCAGCGACGTGGTCGAGGCACTGGAATCCAGTGGGGTCGTGGCGCCGGGCGGCGAGATCGTCGAGGACGACCGGTCGATCACCGTCACCGCCGGCGCCCCCCTCTCCTCCGTGGAGGAGGTCGAGGACCTCTGGTTGCCCGAAGGCGACGACGACGTCAACCCCTTCGCCCCGATCGAGGCACCGGACGCGGTTCAGCTCTCGGAGCTGGTCGACGTCGAGCTCGAACCGTCGGCCGAGAGCGGGTTCACCCGGACCGACGGGGAACCGAGCCTGGGCGTGATGGTGATGAAGGCCCCGAACGGCAACACCGTCGAGATCTCGGAACAGGCGCGGGAAATCGTCGACGACGGGGTCGCCGCGCTGGGCTCGGACGTGAGTTCCACCGTCGTCTACGACCAGGCCCCCTTCATCCAGGAATCGGTGGCGTCCATGGTCGAGGCGGGCGGACTGGGACTCGTCGCGGCACTGCTGGTGATCGTGGCGTTCCTGTGGTCACTGCGTTCGACCGTGGTGACGGCCGTCTCCATCCCCACGTCCCTCCTGCTCTCGCTGGTGGGAATGAACCTCCTCGGCTACACCCTGAACATCCTCACCCTGGCGGCGCTGGCGATCTCCGTCGGTCGGGTGGTGGACGACTCGATCGTGGTCGTGGAGAACATCAAACGTCACATCGCACCCCGACGGGACCGCATGGCGGCGGTACGCGCCGGAGTCCGCGAGGTCTCCACCGCCGTCAGCTCCTCCACGCTCATCACTCTCGTCGCCTTCGCCCCACTCGGGCTGGTCGGCGGTCAGGCCGGCGAGCTCTTCCGGCCGTTCTCCGTCACCGTGGCGATCGCCCTCGCGTCCTCTCTCCTCGTCGCCTTCACGGTCGTCCCTGTCCTGGCGTACTGGCTGCTGCCGACCGCGAAGGAGAACACCTCCGCCGTCACCAGCGGTACGTGGCCGGCCCGGTTCCGCGCGGGTCTGCCCCCCGGCGCGATCCAGACTCCGTACGTCCGCGTTCTGCGTACCGCCCTGCGCTGGCCCCGCACGGTCGTCGTGTCCGGCGTCGCCCTGTTCTTCGTCTCACTGATGCTGCTGCCCTTCCTCAACACCGCCTTCCTCGAGGAGTCCGGCGACGACACGGTGTACGTGACCCAGGAGTTGGCGCCGGGCACCCCCCTCGAGGTGGCCGACGCCGAGGCGGCGCGGATCGAGGAACAGCTCGACTCCCTGCCCTGGGTGGCCTCCTACCAGGCTTCCGTGGGCTCGGGGCAGCCCGGCGCCCCCAGCACCGGCGGAACCTCGGTGCAGTACACGATCTCCTTCGACGACGGAGCCGACCACGCCACCTCCGTGGACCGACTTCGGGAGGAGTTGAGCGCCGACGCCGGGCCGCTCACGTTCTCCAACGCCGGCGCGGTGGAGTCCGGGCTCGAGGTGCGGGTCCACGCCGACGACGTCGAGACGCTGCGGGAGGCGGCGGACACCGTGGCGGAGCGCATGGGCGACATCCCTGACGTCGCGGACGTCACGCACGACATGGCCGCTTCCCAACCCGAGCTCCGGGTCGAGGTCGACCGTGAATCCACGATCGAGGCCGGGCTGACCGAGGGGGACGTGGTGCGGGCGGTGGGAGACGCCTTCCACGGCGTCGACATCGGAACCGTCACGCTCGACGAGGTGGACCACGACCTGCTGCTCCAACCGGTCGGACGGCCGGGGTCGGCGGAGAGCCTCGAAGAACTCGAGATCGCGACTCCCAACGGCGAGGACGACAGCGTCGAGCTCGCGGACGTCGCCGACATCGACCAGGTCGACCTGCCTCCGGAGCTGACCCGCGAGGACAGCACGCGAACGGCGACCGTGTCCGGGAACTTCACCGGCTCCGATCTCGGCGCGGTCACCGCGGAGATCGAACGGGCCGCCGGCTCCGCGGCGCTCCCGCCGGGCGCCACGGCCGAGGTCGCCGGAGTCAGCGCCGACCAGTCCGACGCGTTCCTCGACCTGCTGTTGGCGATGCTGGCCGCCGTCGTCCTCGTCTACATCCTCCTGGTCGCGACCCTGCGAAGCCTGGTCCAACCCCTCATACTCCTCGTGTCCGTCCCCTTCGTGGCGACGGGAGCCATCCTCGTCCTGCTCGTCACGGGCATCCCGCTCGGCGTCTCCGCGCTCGTCGGTGGACTGATGCTGATCGGCATCGTCGTCACCAACGCCATCGTGCTCATGGACTTCATCAACAAGCGACGCGCGCACCACGAGGAGATCCACGAAGCGGTGATCGAGGGGGCACGGCAGCGGATCCGCCCGATCCTCATGACGTCGCTCAGCACGATCGGCGCGCTCGTCCCCCTGACGGTCGGGATCAGCGGGGGCGGTGGCTTCGTCTCGCAGGGGCTGGCCCTCGTCACCATCGGCGGACTGGTCAGCTCCACGCTTCTCACCGTGATTATCATCCCCGTCCTCTACACCATGTTCGAGACGGCCAAAAGACGTTTCCTCCAGCGCAGAGTGGATCCGGACTCGACCCAGCCGTCACTTTTCCGACCTCATGCCTTCGAATGA